A genomic segment from Pseudomonas mendocina encodes:
- the ccoN gene encoding cytochrome-c oxidase, cbb3-type subunit I, which yields MNTTTRSAYNYRVVRQFAIMTVVWGIVGMGLGVFIAAQLAWPELNLNLPWTSFGRLRPLHTNAVIFAFGGCALFATSYYAVQRTSQTTLFAPKLAAFTFWGWQLVILLAAITLPLGWTSSKEYAELEWPIDILITIVWVSYAIVFFGTVMQRKVSHIYVGNWFFGGFILTVAILHVINNLEIPVTLTKSYSLYAGATDAMIQWWYGHNAVGFFLTAGFLGMMYYFVPKQAGRPVYSYRLSIVHFWALIAVYIWAGPHHLHYTALPDWAQSLGMVMSLILLAPSWGGMINGMMTLSGAWHKLRTDPILRFLVVSLAFYGMSTFEGPMMAIKTVNALSHYTDWTIGHVHAGALGWVAMVSIGSLYHLIPKVFGREQMHSIGLINGHFWLATIGTVLYIASMWVNGITQGLMWRAVNEDGTLTYSFVEALEASHVGFVVRVIGGAIFFAGMLLMAWNVWLTVRSAKSTEMEAAAQFSVEGAH from the coding sequence ATGAACACAACAACCCGTTCCGCCTACAACTACAGGGTGGTTCGCCAGTTCGCCATTATGACGGTGGTTTGGGGCATCGTCGGCATGGGACTCGGCGTATTCATCGCTGCCCAGCTGGCCTGGCCCGAACTTAACTTGAACCTACCGTGGACAAGCTTCGGCCGTCTGCGCCCGCTGCATACCAATGCGGTGATCTTCGCCTTCGGTGGCTGCGCTTTGTTCGCCACCAGCTACTACGCGGTGCAACGCACCAGCCAGACCACGCTGTTCGCGCCAAAGCTGGCTGCCTTCACCTTCTGGGGTTGGCAACTGGTGATCCTGCTCGCAGCCATCACCCTGCCCCTGGGCTGGACCAGCTCCAAGGAATACGCCGAGCTGGAATGGCCGATCGATATCCTGATCACCATCGTATGGGTGTCCTACGCCATCGTCTTCTTCGGCACGGTGATGCAGCGCAAGGTCAGCCACATCTACGTCGGCAACTGGTTCTTCGGCGGGTTCATCCTCACCGTGGCCATCCTGCACGTGATCAACAACCTGGAAATCCCGGTCACCCTGACCAAGTCCTACTCGCTGTATGCGGGCGCGACCGACGCGATGATCCAGTGGTGGTACGGCCACAACGCCGTGGGCTTCTTCCTGACCGCCGGTTTCCTGGGGATGATGTATTACTTCGTGCCCAAGCAGGCCGGTCGCCCGGTCTACTCCTACCGCCTGTCCATCGTCCACTTCTGGGCGCTGATCGCGGTCTACATCTGGGCCGGCCCGCACCACCTGCACTACACCGCCCTGCCTGACTGGGCGCAGAGCCTCGGTATGGTGATGTCGCTGATCCTCCTGGCTCCGAGCTGGGGTGGCATGATCAACGGCATGATGACCCTGTCCGGTGCCTGGCACAAACTGCGCACCGACCCGATCCTGCGTTTCTTGGTGGTTTCGCTGGCGTTCTACGGCATGTCGACCTTCGAAGGTCCGATGATGGCGATCAAGACCGTCAACGCCCTGTCCCACTACACCGACTGGACCATCGGCCACGTACACGCCGGCGCCCTCGGCTGGGTTGCCATGGTGTCCATCGGCTCGCTGTATCACCTGATTCCGAAGGTCTTCGGTCGCGAGCAGATGCACAGCATCGGCTTGATCAATGGCCACTTCTGGCTGGCCACCATCGGCACCGTGCTCTACATCGCCTCGATGTGGGTCAACGGCATCACCCAGGGCCTGATGTGGCGCGCAGTCAACGAAGACGGCACCCTCACCTACTCCTTCGTCGAAGCGCTGGAAGCCAGCCATGTCGGCTTCGTGGTGCGGGTGATCGGCGGTGCGATCTTCTTCGCCGGCATGCTGCTGATGGCCTGGAACGTCTGGCTGACCGTACGTAGCGCCAAATCGACCGAGATGGAAGCCGCTGCGCAGTTCTCGGTAGAAGGAGCCCACTGA
- a CDS encoding alpha/beta fold hydrolase, whose product MSKGPSGFIDAGQCEQGLPWAWDEPPQAASGTLILAHGAGAPMDSPFMQYMAQGLAARGVRVVRFEFTYMAQRRVYGRKRPPNPQAQLLQQWRDIHAQVRKRVAGPVAIGGKSMGGRMASLLADELGASVLICLGYPFYAAGKPEKPRVAHLAALRTPTLIIQGERDALGNRETVAGYDLSAAIELHWLPAADHDLKPLKASGFNHEQHLDSAVQAIADRLQSS is encoded by the coding sequence ATGAGCAAAGGGCCATCTGGGTTTATTGACGCCGGTCAATGTGAGCAGGGACTACCCTGGGCGTGGGACGAACCGCCGCAGGCAGCCTCTGGCACGCTGATCCTGGCGCATGGTGCCGGTGCGCCGATGGACAGCCCATTCATGCAGTACATGGCTCAAGGTCTTGCCGCGCGCGGTGTGCGCGTGGTGCGCTTCGAGTTCACCTACATGGCGCAGCGGCGGGTGTATGGGCGCAAGCGGCCGCCCAATCCGCAGGCGCAACTGCTGCAGCAATGGCGTGACATACATGCTCAGGTGCGCAAACGGGTCGCAGGGCCTGTGGCCATCGGCGGCAAGTCGATGGGCGGGCGCATGGCCAGCCTGCTGGCCGATGAGCTGGGCGCTTCAGTGCTGATTTGTCTGGGCTATCCCTTCTATGCCGCTGGTAAACCGGAAAAGCCGCGAGTCGCCCATTTGGCTGCGCTGCGCACGCCGACGCTGATCATTCAGGGCGAGCGTGATGCTCTGGGCAATCGCGAGACTGTTGCAGGCTATGACCTTTCAGCGGCGATCGAACTGCATTGGTTGCCAGCCGCCGATCACGACCTCAAGCCGCTCAAAGCGTCCGGCTTCAACCATGAGCAGCACCTCGACAGCGCGGTTCAAGCCATCGCCGACCGTCTGCAGTCGAGCTGA
- a CDS encoding circularly permuted type 2 ATP-grasp protein encodes MARTFYDEMYDASGAVRPHYREFARWLAETPDDLLAQRRREADLLFHRAGITFTLYGDDQGTERLIPFDIIPRAIPASEWRIVERGCIQRVQALNLFLADLYHDQRIIKAGIIPAEQVLANEGYQMAMQGLDLHRDIYAHIAGVDLVRDGDGSYYVLEDNLRTPSGVSYMLEDRKMMMRLFPELFAAQRVAPVDHYPNLLLDALKSSSPLDNPTVVVLTPGRFNSAYFEHAFLAREMGVELVEGADLFVRDDKVYMRTTAGARQVDVIYRRLDDAFLDPLAFNPESMLGVAGLLSAYRSRNVVLANAIGTGVADDKSVYPYVGDMIRFYLDEEPILKNVPTWQCRKPEELSHVLANLSELVVKETQGSGGYGMLVGPAASKAEIENFRARLIAKPEAYIAQPTLSLSTCPTFVERGIAPRHIDLRPFVLTGRETRLVPGGLTRVALREGSLVVNSSQGGGTKDTWVVED; translated from the coding sequence ATGGCCCGCACCTTTTATGACGAGATGTACGACGCGAGCGGCGCTGTCCGCCCGCACTACCGCGAATTTGCCCGCTGGTTGGCAGAGACGCCGGATGATCTGCTGGCCCAGCGCCGACGAGAAGCCGACCTGTTGTTCCACCGCGCCGGTATCACCTTCACCCTTTACGGCGATGATCAGGGCACTGAGCGCCTGATCCCCTTCGACATCATTCCTCGCGCCATCCCCGCCAGCGAATGGCGCATCGTCGAACGTGGCTGCATCCAGCGCGTGCAGGCACTCAACCTGTTCCTCGCCGACCTCTACCACGACCAGCGCATCATCAAGGCCGGCATCATCCCGGCCGAGCAGGTGCTGGCCAACGAGGGTTACCAGATGGCCATGCAGGGCCTCGACCTGCACCGTGACATCTACGCACATATCGCTGGGGTCGACCTGGTGCGTGACGGCGACGGCAGCTACTACGTCCTGGAGGACAACCTGCGCACCCCCAGCGGCGTCAGCTACATGCTCGAAGACCGCAAGATGATGATGCGCCTGTTCCCCGAGCTGTTCGCCGCGCAACGCGTGGCCCCGGTGGATCACTATCCGAATCTGCTGCTCGATGCGCTGAAGAGTTCAAGCCCGCTGGACAACCCCACGGTGGTGGTGCTGACGCCGGGGCGCTTCAACAGCGCCTACTTCGAGCACGCCTTCCTCGCTCGCGAGATGGGTGTGGAACTGGTGGAGGGCGCCGACCTGTTCGTACGCGACGACAAGGTCTACATGCGCACCACCGCCGGTGCGCGCCAGGTGGATGTGATCTACCGCCGTCTGGACGATGCCTTCCTCGATCCGCTGGCGTTCAACCCCGAGTCCATGCTCGGTGTCGCTGGTTTGCTGTCGGCCTACCGCTCGCGCAACGTGGTGCTGGCCAATGCCATCGGCACCGGCGTGGCTGACGACAAGTCGGTCTACCCCTACGTTGGCGACATGATCCGCTTCTATCTCGACGAGGAGCCGATTCTCAAGAACGTGCCGACTTGGCAGTGCCGCAAGCCGGAAGAACTGTCCCATGTGCTGGCCAACCTGTCCGAGCTGGTGGTCAAGGAAACCCAGGGCTCAGGCGGCTACGGCATGCTGGTGGGCCCGGCGGCGAGCAAGGCCGAGATTGAGAACTTCCGAGCGCGCCTGATCGCCAAGCCGGAGGCCTACATCGCCCAGCCGACCTTGAGCCTGTCGACCTGCCCGACCTTCGTCGAACGCGGCATCGCACCGCGCCATATCGACCTGCGCCCATTCGTCCTGACCGGTCGTGAAACCCGCCTGGTGCCCGGTGGCCTGACTCGCGTGGCACTGCGCGAAGGCTCGCTGGTGGTCAACTCGTCGCAAGGCGGCGGAACCAAGGACACCTGGGTGGTGGAGGACTGA
- a CDS encoding alpha-E domain-containing protein yields the protein MLSRTASDLYWMSRYLERAENLARMLDVSYSLSLMPQDGRGDGLDELAMPLLITGTLDDYLERHGPLHAERMLHFFALDASNPGSIYCCLQAARSNAHAVRGRITADMWENINATWLEMRGIAEQGLGRYGISRFCEWVKERSHLFRGATFGTIMRGEAYRFIRLGTFIERADNTLRLLDARYEMLGEEIDELEERTARSYYQWSALLRALSSFEAFAEIYRGSPRTRKVAELLLLRPDVPRSLRACMEELNLMLAGLPGENGRPAQRLAAELDARLRYTSIGEVLDEGLHAWLTDFILLVRQLGNTIHTSYLEVA from the coding sequence ATGTTGAGTAGAACTGCCTCCGACCTGTACTGGATGTCGCGCTACCTCGAGCGTGCGGAGAACTTGGCGCGCATGCTCGACGTCAGCTATTCGCTTTCGCTGATGCCGCAGGACGGCCGTGGTGACGGCCTCGATGAACTGGCCATGCCGCTGCTGATCACCGGCACCCTGGATGACTACCTGGAGCGCCACGGCCCGCTGCACGCCGAGCGCATGCTGCACTTCTTCGCCCTCGATGCGAGCAACCCGGGCAGCATCTACTGTTGCCTGCAGGCCGCGCGCAGCAACGCCCATGCCGTGCGCGGGCGGATCACTGCCGACATGTGGGAGAACATCAACGCCACCTGGCTGGAGATGCGCGGTATCGCCGAGCAGGGCCTGGGGCGCTACGGCATCAGCCGTTTCTGCGAATGGGTGAAGGAGCGTTCGCACCTGTTCCGTGGTGCCACCTTCGGCACCATCATGCGCGGCGAGGCCTATCGCTTCATCCGCCTGGGTACTTTCATCGAGCGCGCTGACAACACCTTGCGCCTGCTCGATGCGCGCTACGAAATGCTCGGCGAGGAAATCGACGAGCTGGAAGAGCGCACCGCACGCAGCTATTACCAATGGAGTGCATTGCTGCGCGCGCTGTCCTCGTTCGAGGCCTTTGCCGAGATCTACCGTGGCTCGCCGCGCACACGCAAGGTCGCCGAACTACTGCTGTTGCGCCCGGACGTACCGCGCTCGCTGCGTGCCTGCATGGAAGAACTGAACCTGATGCTCGCCGGTCTACCCGGAGAGAACGGTCGCCCGGCACAGCGCCTGGCCGCCGAACTGGATGCCCGCCTGCGCTACACCAGCATCGGTGAGGTGCTCGACGAAGGCCTGCACGCCTGGCTGACCGACTTCATCCTGCTGGTGCGCCAGCTGGGCAACACCATCCATACGTCTTACCTGGAGGTCGCATGA